ATTCAGAACGGTGAGTTCGCTCGTCTCGGCTCCCTCGTCGGCGAAGATGCCGTAGGCGTACTCGCCGCCCGCGAGTCCGTCGGTGGACGCGGTCAGCGTGACGCTCTCCTCGCCGTCGGGCGCCAGATCGCTCACCGCCGTCGCGACGGTCGCGTTCTCGTCTAAGTCGTCCGCCGAGTCGGCCAGTCGGAGCTCGATCGCCTCGATGGCGCCGACGTCGCCGACGTTCTCGAGGTCGGCCGACACCTGGACCGCGTCGCCCTCGTCGACCTCGTCGGGGCCCTCGAGGTTCGAGACCTCGATCTGGCCAGGATCGGCCTGGCCGTTTCTGAGCTGGCGGATCAGCCGGAGGTCCTCGTCCGTGACGTTGCCGCTGCGGGTGACGTCCGCGAGCTCGGTGTTGAGCTCGTCCTCGTCGATCCGGTCCTGGAGGTACTGGCGGGTCAGCTGGACGTCCTCGTTGTCGATCACGCCGTCCTCGTTGACGTCGCCGAGCTCGTACTCGGGGACGCCGACGCCGAGGTCGAGTTCCTCGGCGGCGGCGGTGACGTCGATGATGCCCATCCCGTACCGGGTGTCCTTCTCGTCGTCAGGCTCGTCCCAGTCGTCGGGTTTCCAGGCGGTTTCCTCGAGGGCCTCTTCGATCTCCTCGACGGTCAGGTCGGGGTCCGCCGATCGGAAGAGCCCGACCGTGCCCGCGATGTGCGGGGAGGACATCGACGTCCCGCTCAGGATATCGTAGCCCTCGCCGTCGGGACCGGCGCTGTAGACGTCCTCGCCGGGTGCGGCGACGTCGGGCTTGACGAAGGAGTCGGGCCACTCCTCCGGCGGGTCGTCGAACTCGTCCTTCTCGACGACCATGCCGCTCGAGAAGTCGGAGATATCCTCCGCCTCGTTCGAGGAACCGATCGAGAACGAGTCGTAGTCGGTCGCGGGTGCGCTCACGCAACCGTCGCCGCCGTTGCCGGCGGAGGTCACGACGACCGTGCCCGCGCTGCGGGCGTTGTCGATCGGTTCGATGAAGATATCCTCGTAGGCCGGGCCGCCGAACAGGCCGCAGCCGATGCCGAGGCTCATGCTGGCGACGTCGGCGTCGTTTTCGACGGCCCACTCCATCGCGCCGACGATGGTGACGTCCATCGCGGAGTCGTAGAAGACGTCCGCGTGGAGCAGGTCGGCTTCGGGCGCGACGCCGATCGCCGTTCCGGAGGCGTCGCCGCCGGTCGCGGTACCGCTGACGTGGTCGCCGTGGCCGGTGTCGGAAGACGGCTCGACGCCCTCGATGATCTCGCCGTTCGCGTCGAACGCCTCGAAGCCGCCGGGGTAAGTCGGGTCGTCCGGGTCGTCGGTGTACAGCTCGAGGTCGGGGTGTGCCGGATCGATCCCGTCGTCGATGATCGCGACCGTCGAGCCCTCGCCCATTGTGCTGTACTCGTCCCAGAACTCGGGCGCGTTGATCTGCTCGAGCCCGTACGTGTACTCGTCCTCCTCGCCGGGATCGGCCGCGCGCTGCTCGACCGGCTCGATCGGCTCGATCTCCTGGCTGAGGTGGATCGCCTCGACGCCAGGGAGCTCCCGCAGCTCCGCGATTGCGCGCTCGTCGGCGTCGGTGGTCACTGCGACCAGGTTCGAGAGCCAGAACGTGTTCCGGACCTCCGCGGCGTCACTCTCCGCGAGCCTGTCGAGGACCGGCTCCTGGGTCGCCGCCGCGTGATCTTCGAGCTGCGCCCGTACGACCTCCCCGTCGGTCGCCGTCACCGTCGGTTGCTCTAAGGCGAGCACGAGAGCCAGCTCGTCCTCGCCGTCGTCGATCGCCTCGCCGATCTGGCGGTCGACGGCGACTGCGGCCGCGTCGTGTGTTTCTTCGATTTCCTCTATCGAGACGTCCCCCTGTGCGCTCAGTTCCGCAGGGGCGGACGCCTGTCCGTCCTCGGACGTCGTCGTCGCTCCGCCGGCTCCGACGGCGCCGATGGCGACCATCGAGAGAACCATGATGAGCGAGAGGACAACCCCGTTGATTCGTTTCGTTCGTTGTCTCATGTCTTGTTGTCGTGTTATCCAGCAGCCTATCCCGGTCACGTTCCTCGGTTTCTCGTACCGTCGTTAGTTCACACCTCCCGCGTGAAATGTTCACACGGTTATCTTGAAATTCAACGGTAATGATATATATCAATATCGGAATCTAATATCATGCGGAAATCCTCTATGGTGGTGTAACGAATTCGATGTCACGAAGCGGTTTCGTATAATCGGAGAACGCGTACTGACGGTGTCCGGCGCCAGTCGGGCAGTTGACGTCGCCTCGAACCCCCTCGCCGAACCCGAACCTCGCCGTGATGGCTCGGCGTCCGGAGAGGACCAGTCACCTATACGATACGGTAGAACTCACGTCGTAGAAGATGGTCGAAACGCTCGTGTTACTGGTGGGCTTTGGTGCGGCCCTGTTCACGCTCCTTCTCCCCGCTTGGATACTGATTCAGTGGCTGGCGCAGAACGGGGCCGACTCCGACGGTCGCTGACTCCCGGAGTCCGCCGTTCGAGGCTCGACGGCGAGCGGCGCCGGGTCGCGGCTACAGTCCGCCGTCCAGCGTGATGTAGCTGACCCCGATGATCCGATCGTCGCCCTCGAGTTCCTCCCGGGCGGCGTCGGGGACCTCGGTGTCGACGTTGTACACCGTCAGCGCCTCGCCGCCGATGGCCTCGCGGGCGTTGAACATCCCCGCGATGTTGACGCCGTGGCTGCCCATCACGGTGCCGATGAGGCCGATGACGCCCGGTTCGTCCGTGTTGCGCGTGACGACCATCCGGCCGCCGGGGATCGCGTCGACCCGGTAGCTGTCGATGCGGACGATCCGGGGGTCGTCGCCCGCGAAGAGCGTGCCGTCGACGGTGAGTTCGTCGTCGCCGTCCGACACCGTGACCGAGATCAGGCTCTGGAAGTCCTCCGCCTGGCGGGTCTTCGACTCCGTGACCTCGACGCCGCGATCCTCGGCGATCTGGGGGGCGTTGACCGCGTTCACCTGCCACTCGAGCGGCTCGAACACCCCCTTGAGCGCGCTCGCGGTCACCAGGTCGACCTCCTCGGCGGCGATCTCGCCCTCGTAGGCGACCTCGATGCGCTCCATGCGGCCCTCGAGGAGCTGCGTGGCGACTTTGCCCGCGGTCTCGGCGAGGCCGATGTAGGGCTCGATGCGCGGGAACGCGCTCTCGTCGACCGAGGGGGCGTTCAGCGCGTTGATCACGGGCTCGCCGGCGAGGGCGGCGCTGACCTGGTCGGCGGTGGAGGTGGCGACGTTCTCCTGGGCGGCCTCCGTCGAGGCGCCCAGATGAGGGGTGACGATCACGTCCTCGACGTACAGCAGCGGCGAATCCTCGGGCAGGGGCTCCTCGGCGAAGACGTCGAGGGCCGCTCCCGAAAGGGTGCCGTCCTCGACCTTCGCGGCCAGCGCGTCCTCGTCGACGACGCCGCCGCGGGCGCAGTTGATCAGGTACCCGCCCTCGAGTAACTCGAGTTCGGCGTCGCTGATCAGGTCCTCCGTCTCCGGGGTCAGCGGCGTGTGGACGGTGAGGAAGTCAGCGGCCTCGAGACACGCTTCGAACTCGACGAGTTCGGCGCCGATGCGTTCCGCCCGTTCCTCGGAGATGTAGGGGTCGTAAGCGACGATGTCCATCCCCAGCGAGTCGAGTTTCTTCGCGACCTCCTGGCCGACGCGGCCGAGGCCGACGACGCCGAGGGTCTTGCCGTTGAGTTCGGCCCCCAGGTAGTCGCTTTTGGCCCACTCGCCGGCCTTCAGGCGGACGTGGGCCTGCGGGATCGAACGGGCCGCCGCGAACGTCATCGCGACGGTGTGTTCGGCCGCCGCGCGAACGTTCCCCTCGGGGGCGTTTGCGACGATCACGCCATGGTCGGTCGCCGCGTCGATGTCGATGTTGTCGACGCCGATCCCCGCTCGCCCGACGATCACCAGGTTCTCGCCGGCCTCGAGCACCTCGCGGGTGACCTCCGTCCCGGAACGGACGATCAGCCCGTGGGCGGACGACACCGCCTCGAGCAGCGCCTCGCCCTCGAGTTCGTAGTTCGTTTCGACGTCGTGTCCGGCCTCCCGGAGCACGGAGAGCCCCGCGTCGGCGATGGGGTCCGTGACCAGCACCTTCATGCGCGAGACACTCGCCCGGAGGGGGTAAACGCTTCCGTTGCCTGCATATCTGGCGAGTTGCATAGCCGATGACCTGTTCGCTCGAGCGTGGGTCGCGGTCCCGACCGTCGCCGAAACGAGCCCGGTAATCCGTTATTTATCGTGATCGTGCGCGCTTGGTTTCGCCCGCCGCCCGATCACCGTTAGCCGACGGCGCGGCGCCGTTGGGGCTGGTAATCGGTCGTAAACGCAGATCCAACAGTATTTGGCGCTCGGTTAACTACAGCATACCCACTCCAATAATGCCCGACTCACTGCCCTGGATCGTCGCGGCGGTCGAAGCCTGGATCGAGTCGGCACTCCCCGAGAACACGTGGATTCTCGTCCCGCTGATCCTCCTCGGCTCCTACGCGCTGGCGAAACTGGTCAACTGGCTCAGCCGCCGGTATCTCACCGACTCCGAGGAGCTAACAACGACTTCGTTCGGCCGCGCCGTGCTCGAGGAGATCCACACCCCGCTGGCGATCTCGATCGCCGTTCTCGGCATCGCGCTCAGCCTGCTGGCGCTTGGCATCGTCGATCAGAGCCACCGGGCCGTTACCGTGCTGGTCACGGTGCTGGTGATACTGTGGGCGCGGACCGCGATCAAGATCGGGAGTCGCTGGATCGAGGTGGTCAACGGCAGCGAGACGGATTACGAGTTCACGCCGATGTTCAAGAACGTCTGGACGATCGGCGTCGTGCTCGCCGCGGTGTTGCTCGTCCTCTCGATCTGGGAGCTGCGGATCACGCCGTTTCTCGCCTCCGCGGGGGTGCTGGGGGTGATCATCGGCTTCGCCGCCCAGGACGCGATCGGCAACCTCATCGGCGGCGTCGCGCTCTACTTCGACAACACGTACAAGATCGGCGACGTCATCCTCGTCGAAGACGACATGCGCGGCACCGTCACCGACATCGGCATCCGCTCGACGACGGTGCTCACCACCGACAACGTGCTCGTCACCGTCCCGAACGCGGTGTTGAACTCGGCGCAGGTGGTCAACGAGACCTCCCCCCAGCGCCACATTCGCATCCGGGTGCCGCTATCGGCCGCCTACGACACCGACTACCGGGAGGTCGAGCGGATCGTCCTCGAGGTCTGCGAGGACGCCCCCCTGGTCCGGGAGTCGCCCGCGCCGCGGGTGCTGTTCGACCGGTTCGGCGACTCGGCGCTGATCTTCGAACTCCAGGCGTACATCTCCCACCCGCTGACACAGAAGCGCGCCGTCGACCAGATCAACCGACGGGTGTACGACCGGTTCGACGAGGCCGGGATCACGATCCCCTTTCCGCAGCGCGAACTCTCCTTTCTCGAGGGGGGCAGCGAACACCGCTTCGAGGAGCGATTCGAGTCGCGGGCGGTCGACCCGGGCGACCTCGACCTGCCGGGCGGCCGGCCGCCCGGCTCCGACGGGGCCGAGTGAGACTACCGCGGGACCCGCACCCGCCGTGTGAACCTGAACTGGTTTACCCCTCGGGGGACAACCACGCAGCGATGACACTCGTCGCCTTCGACTTCGACGGGACGCTTTCGGACTCCGAGATGACCGTCCTCCTCGGCGACCGACTCGGCGTCGCCGACGAGATGGCCGCGATCACGGAACGCGCGATGAACGACGAGATCGGCTACGCCGAGAGCCTGTGCGAGCGGGCCGCCTTGCTCGAGGGACTCTCCGAGGCCGACGCGGAGGCCGCCTACGGCGAGGTCGAACTCCGCGAGGGTGCAGCGGCGCTCGTCCGCGCGCTGAACGACGCCGGCGCGACGACGGCGATTCTCACCGGCGGCTTCGAGCGCGGCGTCGAGACCGCACTCGACCGCGAGGGCGTCTCGGTCGATCACGTCGTCTCGAACCGGCTGCCGGTCGCCGGCGAGAGCGAGGGGCGCGCGCTCACCGGCGCCGTCGAGGGCTCGCTGATCGAGGGGACGAAGGACGCCGCCCTCGAGGAACTCGCCGCCGCCGAGGGCGTCTCCATGGAAGACACCGTCGCGATCGGCGACGGCGCGAACGACCTCCCGATGCTCGAGGTCGCCGGCCTCTCGATCGGCTTCCGACCGAAGCCTGCGGTCGAACCGCACTGCGAGGTCGTCGTCTCCTCGATGGCCGAAGTGCGCGATACGTTACTCGCCGAGGGCGTTCTCGACAGGACGTAGAGGTCTCGAGTCCACTATCGTAACAACTGAAACGGGTTCACACACTGCTCGTACGCGACGCCCGAAACCGGCGCGGTGGGGGCGGCTTCGGGCGAGCCTGCGCGAGCAGGTGTGTACTGACCAGCGCCCAGTCTCACCGCCGGAGTGTCCGAACAGAAATACAGTACCCGAAACGAACGCTTTCTCGTACCAACGGACTTTTACTCATCCCCGAGTTGTGTTTTGATGATGTTATGGCAGGACTTCATCTTCCTGATCGGAAGCACCCTCTCGATCGTCTTTCTGGCCCCGACGCTGCGTGACCGGGCGGCCCGGGTCCCGCTCGGAACGAGCCTCCCTTCGATGGGGATCGGACTCGTGTACGCGTTCACGTTCGCAACGCTCGGCATGACGTTCTCCGCGGTGGGGTCGTTCGCCGCCGCGGCCATGTGGACGCTGATCGCGACGTTCCGGTCGCCGTCGCCGCCGTCGCCGACGCCGACCCGCCGGGAGCGCATCGACCTCTTCACGCGCGACGTCGCGCGCTGGCTCGAGCGCCGCCGGTCGCCACACTCGCTCGAGGAGCAGTACCTGCTCGCCGATCCGCTCCCGTCGGCATCGCCGGAGCGCGGCGAGCGTCGCTCGATCGCCCCCGAGGCCGCGGACTGATCGGCTAGCCGTCGCTCGAGAGCGGCTCCGACCCCGCCGACCGATCGTCCCCCTCGGACGTCGCCGTCCCGAGCACCCTCGCCCGGTTCGCGACGAACGCCCCGACCAGCGCGAACGCGAGCGGCACCGCCACGAAGACGAGGACGAACGTCGAGTCGACCGCGATCGCGAGCGTCTCGATCCGCTGGTCGGCCGACGCGTCCGTCGGCGTCTCCGGCGCGTGCGTCGCGAGCGTGGCGGTGACGAACGCCGCGCCGGCGTAGCCGGGCACGACGGCCGCGGCCGCGGCCGCCGTCTCGAGACCGCTTCGAGGGTCGGCGTACCGGGCGACCCCGTAGCCGACGCCGACCAGCACACCCACGGCGAGCACCGCGACGAACAGCGGCACGAACAGAAACAGGATGTCGACGCCGTAGGCGAAACTCGCCTCGCCGTCGAGTCTCGCGCCGTGGCTGAGTAACGTCACGATGCCGGCGAGCGTCCCCGGCCCGACCTCGACTTCGGTCCCCATCGAGATCGAGCCGTAGACGGCGTTGACGAGCTGGAACGTCACGGAGTAGACGGCGAG
Above is a genomic segment from Natrononativus amylolyticus containing:
- the serA gene encoding phosphoglycerate dehydrogenase → MKVLVTDPIADAGLSVLREAGHDVETNYELEGEALLEAVSSAHGLIVRSGTEVTREVLEAGENLVIVGRAGIGVDNIDIDAATDHGVIVANAPEGNVRAAAEHTVAMTFAAARSIPQAHVRLKAGEWAKSDYLGAELNGKTLGVVGLGRVGQEVAKKLDSLGMDIVAYDPYISEERAERIGAELVEFEACLEAADFLTVHTPLTPETEDLISDAELELLEGGYLINCARGGVVDEDALAAKVEDGTLSGAALDVFAEEPLPEDSPLLYVEDVIVTPHLGASTEAAQENVATSTADQVSAALAGEPVINALNAPSVDESAFPRIEPYIGLAETAGKVATQLLEGRMERIEVAYEGEIAAEEVDLVTASALKGVFEPLEWQVNAVNAPQIAEDRGVEVTESKTRQAEDFQSLISVTVSDGDDELTVDGTLFAGDDPRIVRIDSYRVDAIPGGRMVVTRNTDEPGVIGLIGTVMGSHGVNIAGMFNAREAIGGEALTVYNVDTEVPDAAREELEGDDRIIGVSYITLDGGL
- a CDS encoding mechanosensitive ion channel family protein; protein product: MPDSLPWIVAAVEAWIESALPENTWILVPLILLGSYALAKLVNWLSRRYLTDSEELTTTSFGRAVLEEIHTPLAISIAVLGIALSLLALGIVDQSHRAVTVLVTVLVILWARTAIKIGSRWIEVVNGSETDYEFTPMFKNVWTIGVVLAAVLLVLSIWELRITPFLASAGVLGVIIGFAAQDAIGNLIGGVALYFDNTYKIGDVILVEDDMRGTVTDIGIRSTTVLTTDNVLVTVPNAVLNSAQVVNETSPQRHIRIRVPLSAAYDTDYREVERIVLEVCEDAPLVRESPAPRVLFDRFGDSALIFELQAYISHPLTQKRAVDQINRRVYDRFDEAGITIPFPQRELSFLEGGSEHRFEERFESRAVDPGDLDLPGGRPPGSDGAE
- the serB gene encoding phosphoserine phosphatase SerB yields the protein MTLVAFDFDGTLSDSEMTVLLGDRLGVADEMAAITERAMNDEIGYAESLCERAALLEGLSEADAEAAYGEVELREGAAALVRALNDAGATTAILTGGFERGVETALDREGVSVDHVVSNRLPVAGESEGRALTGAVEGSLIEGTKDAALEELAAAEGVSMEDTVAIGDGANDLPMLEVAGLSIGFRPKPAVEPHCEVVVSSMAEVRDTLLAEGVLDRT